One Pecten maximus chromosome 16, xPecMax1.1, whole genome shotgun sequence DNA window includes the following coding sequences:
- the LOC117345015 gene encoding DNA damage-binding protein 2-like produces the protein MASKRRLRSQKERVVDGNENFADLQSETYAKRLSKRMKKSQTSTNLDQRKNVLQEATSDPDQTENTLSNSNKKNSSVDCENSRLFEKGNDILFDFKPRRHDLKLYTVFTPMVYRSKNIVHCLQQYTWGTRCTQTLTQSLTSPVVSQISDMQLCRTASPFDRRVTAMEWHPTKPHVVAIGSKGGDIMLWDTQQFNNEKFIQGIGPGGIINALKFWPYDNDKVLTAAVDGRVTLHDFEGRQSRVVTDTLDAHSYWYCSVDVHKDRKLVVAGDNIGNVQMLSDEGKKVFEFRLHKNKVTDIELSPREEWLLCTSSTDQTVMFWDIRMMANRKSVLNLLKHDRPVNSAHFSRTDGCRLLTTDQQNQVRVYQAPDWRLERTILHPHRFFRHLTPIKATWHPLQDLAVIGRYPDPNFPGYHSGELRTIDVVDANTGNTVCSLHDPSAPGIVSVNKFSNDGNLLVSGMGVNILLWMKKEEVEKTQEGLVTSLKGLGHQGSNSTRSNSSRQPRNKSDEKKLKKLQGSKTETKNTKLKLKSKNNKL, from the exons ATGGCTTCCAAAAGGAGACTCCGGTCACAGAAGGAAAGGGTTGTTGATGGGAACGAAAACTTTGCCGACTTGCAGTCAGAGACATATGCTAAACGTCTTTCAAAACGGATGAAGAAATCACAGACCTCAACCAATCTTGATCAGAGAAAAAATGTCCTACAAGAAGCAACAAGTGATCCAGATCAAACAGAAAACACACTTTCCAACTCAAATAAAAAGAATAGTAGTGTTGATTGCGAAAACAGTCGGCTGTTTGAAAAAGGAAATgacatattgtttgatttcaaacCTAGACGCCATGATCTAAAACTTTATACAGTTTTTACACCGATGGTATACCGGAGCAAGAACATTGTCCATTGTCTCCAACAGTATACCTGGGGAACCAGATGTACCCAGACATTAACACAG AGTTTGACTAGTCCAGTGGTCAGTCAGATTTCGGACATGCAGCTCTGTCGGACTGCCAGCCCGTTTGACCGGCGTGTTACGGCCATGGAGTGGCACCCTACCAAACCACATGTGGTAGCCATAGGATCAAAGGGAGGAGACATTATGTTGTGGGACACGCAACAATTTAACAATGAGAAATTTATTCAAGGG ATTGGGCCTGGAGGAATCATCAATGCGTTGAAGTTTTGGCCATATGACAATGATAAGGTGCTCACCGCTGCAGTAGATGGTCGGGTCACGTTGCACGACTTCGAGGGCCGACAGTCGAGAGTGGTGACGGACACTTTGGATGCTCACAG TTACTGGTACTGCAGTGTGGATGTACATAAAGACAGGAAGTTAGTGGTGGCCGGTGACAACATAGGCAACGTTCAAATGCTGTCTGATGAAGGGAAAAAG GTGTTTGAGTTCCGACTGCACAAAAACAAGGTGACCGACATAGAATTGTCACCGCGGGAGGAATGGCTTCTGTGTACCTCCTCTACAGACCAAACTGTCATGTTCTGGGACATCCGTATGATGGCTAACAGGAAAAGTGTGCTCAACCTTCTCAAACATGACCGTCCTGTGAATTCTG CTCACTTCAGCAGAACTGATGGCTGTCGCTTGCTGACCACTGACCAACAAAACCAAGTACGAGTGTACCAAGCCCCTGACTGGAGGCTGGAGAGGACGATCCTTCATCCTCATCGATTCTTCCGACACTTAACCCCCATCAAG GCAACGTGGCACCCTCTCCAAGATCTCGCTGTGATAGGACGATACCCTGACCCCAATTTTCCTGGATACCACTCCGGAGAGCTGAGGACCATTGATGTGGTTGATGCTAACACGGGGAACACCGTGTGTAGTCTACACGACCCTAGTGCTCCGGGTATTGTCTCT gtgAATAAGTTCAGCAACGATGGAAACTTGTTGGTCTCAGGAATGG GTGTAAACATTCTACTGTGGATGAAGAAGGAGGAAGTCGAAAAGACCCAGGAAGGATTGGTGACATCATTGAAAGGCCTAGGTCACCAGGGGTCAAATTCAACCAGGAGTAATTCGTCGAGGCAACCAAGAAACAAAAGTGATGAGAAAAAACTGAAGAAATTACAAGGATCGAAAACAGAGACAAAAAATACGAAGTTGAAATTGAAAagcaaaaataataaattgtaa